In the Festucalex cinctus isolate MCC-2025b chromosome 10, RoL_Fcin_1.0, whole genome shotgun sequence genome, one interval contains:
- the LOC144027001 gene encoding angiopoietin-related protein 4-like, which yields MKTLQTAILVPVLLLNAAVGFPVDKHASWDDVNVVAHGLLQLGQGLKEHVDKSKTQMRDVNGRLKALNATVVALEGKQREQDEAVKASWQEEERMGGEVKQQVMMQTKDIVSRMSALEERVDEALQVPTDDSIRGDNSTMSFIQRIMAAQNRRIDQLVDKIRQQQDKLDKQSLYLLTLQNKVAHRGVRILRRRHEETTLRGDSAPRDTETGSVRDCHDLFVQGQRASGIYTIQAQNSQPVNVLCEMTSEGGWTVIQKRLDGSQNFNQLWESYKNGFGNLNGEFWLGLENIHAISKQGQYLLQVEVTDWAGKTHTTLYRVQLDGEEKNYALHLEQDSSSGVQGGSILMGSSGLPFSTADRDNDLTMDVNCAQRHSGGWWFSSCGGANLNGKYPRRPGLLRWQPRRMFWTDTKGQNNTLKTTLMKLAPVSINQKLSGE from the exons ATGAAGACGCTGCAGACTGCCATCCTCGTCCCCGTGCTGCTCTTGAACGCAGCGGTGGGTTTCCCCGTGGACAAGCACGCCTCGTGGGACGACGTCAACGTGGTGGCCCACGGCCTGCTGCAGCTTGGCCAGGGTCTCAAGGAGCACGTGGACAAGAGCAAAACCCAGATGAGGGACGTCAACGGCCGATTGAAAGCTTTGAACGCCACCGTCGTCGCACTGGAGGGAAAGCAGCGCGAGCAAGATGAAGCCGTGAAGGCCAGTTGGCAGGAGGAGGAAAGGATGGGTGGGGAGGTGAAGCAGCAGGTGATGATGCAGACAAAGGACATCGTCTCACGCATGAGCGCACTCGAGGAAAGAGTGGATGAAGCGCTTCAAGTGCCAACGGATGACAGCATCAGAGGCGACAATTCAACAATGTCATTCATCCAG AGAATCATGGCAGCGCAGAACAGACGCATCGACCAGCTGGTGGACAAGATCAGGCAGCAACAAGACAAACTGGACAAGCAGAGTTTATACCTGCTGACACTGCAGAACAAG GTTGCACACAGGGGCGTCCGAATCCTCAGGCGCAGGCATGAGGAGACCACACTGAGGGGAGATTCGGCACCGAGGGATACCGAAACAG GTTCCGTTCGAGATTGCCATGATCTGTTTGTACAAGGGCAACGAGCCAGCGGCATCTATACAATCCAAGCACAGAACTCGCAGCCCGTAAACGTCCTTTGCGAAATGACCTCAG AAGGTGGATGGACCGTCATCCAGAAACGTCTCGATGGCTCCCAAAACTTTAACCAGCTTTGGGAGAGCTATAAAAATGGCTTTGGTAACCTGAATG GTGAGTTTTGGTTGGGCTTGGAGAACATTCATGCAATCTCCAAACAAGGCCAGTACCTGCTGCAGGTGGAGGTCACAGATTGGGCGGGAAAGACTCATACGACTCTCTATCGCGTCCAACTTGATGGCGAGGAAAAAAACTACGCTCTCCACCTTGAGCAAGATTCTTCGTCTGGTGTTCAGGGGGGAAGCATTCTGATGGGCTCCTCGGGTCTTCCTTTCTCCACGGCCGACCGTGACAATGACCTCACCATGGATGTCAACTGTGCTCAGCGTCATTCAG GAGGTTGGTGGTTCAGCAGCTGTGGTGGCGCAAACCTCAACGGCAAATATCCCAGAAGGCCCGGGCTGCTCAGGTGGCAGCCGAGGAGGATGTTTTGGACCGACACAAAGGGACAAAACAACACTTTGAAGACAACTCTTATGAAGCTTGCACCGGTTTCAATCAACCAGAAATTAAGTGGAGAGTAA